The Opitutales bacterium ASA1 genome window below encodes:
- a CDS encoding dipeptide ABC transporter ATP-binding protein — MTTNAPLVSVRGATKTFRRSALIPGSAAKGVRALDGVSIDIPRGGTIGLVGESGSGKSTLGRCILRLVELDAGTIHWHEPDGRSSSIHEMDTRTLRAHRRRMQVVFQDPYHSLNPARPVWQIVGESLFIAGGVRAEEIRDRAAALLGSVGLDTSCLDRLPHAFSGGQRQRIAIARALAVEPEFLVCDEVTSALDTRTQAQVLDLLRELQARLGLTLLFISHDLHTVAAMSTRVAVMHAGRIVEEGEPERIFSEPTDAYTRALVAALPDPDPRRRTFRAS; from the coding sequence GTGACCACGAACGCACCACTCGTCTCCGTCCGCGGGGCGACCAAGACGTTCCGGCGCAGCGCACTGATTCCGGGCTCGGCCGCCAAAGGCGTGCGCGCCCTCGACGGCGTGTCGATCGACATCCCTCGAGGCGGCACGATCGGACTCGTGGGTGAGAGCGGAAGCGGCAAGTCGACCTTGGGCCGTTGCATCCTTCGGCTCGTCGAACTCGACGCCGGGACGATCCACTGGCACGAACCGGACGGCAGATCCTCGAGCATCCACGAAATGGATACACGCACCCTACGCGCGCATCGTCGGCGGATGCAGGTCGTCTTTCAGGATCCGTACCACTCGCTGAACCCGGCGCGCCCGGTCTGGCAGATCGTGGGCGAGAGCCTCTTCATCGCGGGCGGCGTGCGGGCCGAGGAGATACGAGACCGTGCGGCGGCGTTGCTCGGGAGCGTGGGCCTGGACACCTCATGCCTCGACCGTCTTCCGCACGCCTTCTCGGGCGGTCAACGGCAACGCATCGCCATCGCCCGCGCGCTGGCGGTGGAGCCGGAGTTTCTCGTCTGCGACGAAGTCACGAGCGCGCTCGACACGCGCACTCAGGCGCAGGTGCTCGATCTCCTGAGGGAACTGCAAGCGCGGCTCGGTCTCACGCTGCTGTTCATTTCTCACGACCTCCACACCGTGGCGGCGATGAGCACGCGCGTGGCGGTGATGCACGCCGGACGCATCGTCGAAGAGGGCGAACCGGAGCGGATCTTCTCGGAGCCGACCGACGCATACACGCGTGCGCTCGTGGCGGCACTGCCCGATCCCGATCCGCGCCGCAGGACGTTTCGCGCATCATGA
- the rdgB gene encoding RdgB/HAM1 family non-canonical purine NTP pyrophosphatase, with the protein MKLYLATGNAHKLGELSTILAASDVSAEVIPPSAVGGMPHVDEDADTFEGNALKKAHALAERVRERGAPDGSWAALADDSGLCVDALGGAPGVHSAYYAGRDATDTANTAKLLAALAGTPDSGRTAAFRCVIAVVREDGTQFTFEGRCPGRIVSTPSGGGGFGYDPVFVPEDHDRTFAELPAETKHAISHRGRALARFTAWLRSVS; encoded by the coding sequence ATGAAACTGTATTTGGCCACGGGTAACGCCCACAAACTCGGCGAACTCTCGACCATCCTCGCCGCCTCCGATGTATCCGCGGAAGTGATACCACCGTCCGCCGTCGGCGGCATGCCTCACGTGGACGAAGACGCGGACACGTTCGAAGGCAACGCCCTGAAGAAGGCGCACGCGCTCGCCGAGCGGGTCCGCGAGCGAGGCGCGCCCGATGGATCGTGGGCGGCGCTGGCGGACGACAGCGGGCTGTGCGTCGACGCGCTCGGCGGCGCGCCCGGCGTGCACTCGGCTTACTACGCCGGCAGAGACGCTACCGACACCGCGAACACCGCGAAACTCTTGGCCGCGCTCGCCGGGACGCCGGACTCCGGGCGCACCGCAGCGTTTCGGTGCGTGATCGCCGTCGTGCGCGAAGACGGCACGCAGTTCACCTTCGAAGGACGCTGCCCGGGGCGGATCGTCTCCACGCCGAGTGGCGGGGGCGGCTTCGGTTACGACCCCGTCTTCGTGCCGGAAGATCACGACCGCACCTTCGCCGAACTTCCAGCGGAGACCAAACACGCGATCAGCCATCGCGGCCGTGCGCTCGCGAGGTTCACCGCGTGGTTGCGGTCGGTCTCCTGA